From a single Anolis carolinensis isolate JA03-04 unplaced genomic scaffold, rAnoCar3.1.pri scaffold_59, whole genome shotgun sequence genomic region:
- the LOC134295016 gene encoding bone morphogenetic protein 4-like has product MSESALGPRPEPPEFMLDLYRAVAGDDGTPKGHASLPLGNTVRSFLHKRHGSVPGGQLLFVLSGQARKERVLTAELHLFKLRPLDGPHPRRHHVQQVSVYQVEGRSRKKLLCSRLLSLLGSGWEVFSVTQAVRDWTSEEVDMGLAVAIEGGSLDADPTPGVRFASGRDHHPGRKPMLVLFAQDDSPTAPLPNTDPSGAVLPVVPVPRGRGSRSAWAAEEEEED; this is encoded by the exons ATGTCCGAATCGGCCCTCGGGCCCCGTCCGGAGCCCCCCGAGTTCATGCTGGACCTCTACCGGGCGGTGGCCGGGGACGATGGGACCCCCAAGGGACACGCAAGCCTCCCACTAGGAAACACCGTCCGGAGCTTCCTGCACAAGA GGCATGGCAGTGTCCCGGGGGGTCAGCTCTTGTTTGTCCTGTCCGGCCAGGCCAGGAAGGAGCGGGTCTTGACCGCCGAGCTCCACCTCTTCAAGCTCCGGCCGCTGGACGGGCCTCACCCACGCAGGCACCACGTCCAACAG gtGAGCGTGTACCAGGTGGAGGGCCGGTCAAGGAAGAAGCTGCTCTGCTCCCGCCTCCTCTCCCTGCTGGGCTCCGGATGGGAGGTCTTCTCTGTCACTCAAGCG GTGCGGGACTGGACGTCGGAGGAGGTGGACATGGGCCTGGCGGTGGCCATCGAGGGGGGGTCGCTGGACGCCGACCCCACCCCGGGGGTCCGCTTTGCCTCCGGGCGGGACCACCACCCCGGCCGCAAGCCCATGCTGGTCCTCTTCGCCCAGGACGACAGCCCCACCGCCCCGCTCCCCAACACAGACCCCAGCG ggGCGGTGTTGCCCGTGGTGCCCGTTCCCCGTGGGCGGGGGTCCCGCTCTGCCTGGgctgcggaggaggaggaggaggat